The Thermus antranikianii DSM 12462 DNA segment GCGCTTCGGTACCGCCCAGGGGGGAGAGGAGGCTACCTTTTATGGGCTTTCCGGCCTGGGGGATCTCCTGGCCACCGCCTATAGCCTCCACTCCCGAAACCGGGGGGCGGGGGAGAGGCTGGTGCGGGGGGAGGCTTTGGAGCGCCTCGAGGACCGGGGGGTGGTGGAGGGGCTTTATGCGGTCAAGGCCCTCATGGCCTGGCGGGAGCGAACTGGGCTTGAGCTTCCCATCGCCGAGGCGGTGTACCAGGTGGTCTACGAGGGGCTGGATCCCTTGAAGGCCCTTTCCGCCCTCATGGCCCGGGAGCCCAAGGCGGAGTAGCTGGCTGGGACCGCCCTGCCTGGCCTTGGGACCCTGGAGAATCCCTTTCCCAAGCTTCCTTATTGGTCTGGCTGAGGTCGGGGCTGGGCGAAAAACCGTAGAATGGAATTGGGAATGTTAGCCCCCAAGCTTCCTAAAGCTCTGGAAGCCTACCTGGAGGAGGAGGCCCAGTCTCCGGTGAAGCGGGAGTACTTGCGGGGGCGCCTTTACGCCATGGCGGGGGCCAGCGCCCTCCATAACCGGGTGGCCCTCAACATCGCCGCCCGGTTTCTGGAGGCGGCCAGGCCCAGGGGGTGCCGGGTGTACATGAGCGACATGAAGCTACGGATCCGGGATGAAGCCGTCTACTACCCCGACGTGATGGTGGTGTGCCAACCCGGGCCTCCCCACCCTTACTACGAGGAGGCTCCTTGCGCCGTGGTGGAGGTTCTTTCGCCCGCCACCGAGGTGCAGGACCGCCGGGAAAAACGGGCCCTTTATGAAACCCTGGACAGCTTGGAGGTCTACCTTCTGGTGGACCCCGAGGCCCGCCGCTTCACCCTTTACCGCAGGACCCCCGAGGGCTTTGCGGAGGAGGAAGGGGAAGAGGCCTTGATCCCCTGCCTGGACCTCGTGTTGCGGGCCGAGGAGGCCTTCCGCCTTTAGAGCACCTCGGCCAGAAAGCCCAGAAGGGCCGTGCGGAAGGCCTTGGGGTTTTCCAGGTTGGCCAGGTGCCCGGCCTCGGGAAGGATGAGCAGGCGGGCGTCGGGCAGGGCCCTGGCCATCCGCTTGGCCTCCTCCGGGGGGGTTAGGGTGTCCTCCTCCCCCACCAGGACCAGGGCCGGGCGGCGCATCCCGGGAAGCAGGGGGGTGGAGTCGGGCCGTTCCGCCAGGGCCAGGAGGCTTCCTGCCACCGCCTCGGGGCTGGCCTCCAGGATGAGGGCTTTGGCCCTTGCCACCACCTCGGGCTTCTCCTCCTGCGTGGTCTTGCCCAGGTGGTTTGGGAGAAGGGCCTCGGGCAGGAAGCCCACCCCTTCCGCCAGAACCCTTTCCCTTAGGGCATAGCGGTTTTTCCGGCCCTCCTCGGTGTCGGCCCCCGCGCGGGTATCCGCCAGCACCAGGCCCAGGAAGCGCTCGGGGGCCCTGCGCCAAAGTTCGAAGATGAGGTAGCCCCCCATGGAAAGCCCCACGAAGACGGCCTCCTCGAGGCCCGCCTCATCCATCTCCCCCAGCACCTTATCCGCTGCCTGGGAAAGGGATAGCCCTAAGTAATGGGGGGCCAGGACGGGAAGCCGCCCCCGAAAGTAGCCCATCTCCTCCTCCCACATCCGGGGGTTGTAGGGGAAAGCGTGCAGGAACACCACGCCTCGCATCTAGGCCTCCTTCACGGATTCCCCCTCGAGGCCCAAGGCCTTGAGCCGGGCGATGAGGCTTGGGTCTTCCACCACCACGTAGTTGCGCCCATCCTGGCTCTCCGCCCTAAGGAGCCCAGCCTTGGCAGCCTCCTTCCAGGCCTCCATGAGGTCGGGGTACTGGACCAGCAAGGGGGTCACCTTGTGGGCGGGGTAACGCCTCACCGCAGGGCCTCCTCGAGGGCGTGCCAGGCCAAGGTGGCGCACTTCACCCGGGCGGGGAGCTTGGCCACCCCCTGAAGGGCCAGGAGATCCCCAAGGGCCGGGTCGGGGGGGGCTCCTTCCACCACCATGGCCTGGAACTTCCTGGAAAGCTCCAGGGCCTCCGCCACCTTCTTCCCCTTCACCAGCTCGGTCATCATGGAGGCGCTTGCGGTGCTGATGGCGCACCCTTGACCCTGGAAGCGGATGTCGGCGATGGTATCCCCTTCCAGCCGCACCATCACCTCCACCTGGTCCCCACAGGAAGGGTTCATGCCCCCGGCGGTCTTGGTGGCCTGGGGCAGGACCCCGAAGTTTTTGGGGTTCTGGTAGTGCTTGAGGATGATCTCCCGGTAAAGCTCGTCAAGGACGCTCATGGATTCCCCCATTATAGCCAGGCCCGGTACCGGGTGTGGATGCGAAGGAGGGCTTCCACGAAGCGGTCCACCTCCTCGAAGGTGTTGTAGAGGTAGAAGCTCGCCCGGGCCGTGGCGGCCAGGCCCAGCTTCCGGTGCAGGGGTTGGGCGCAGTGGTGCCCTGCCCTTACCGCGATCCCCTCCTGGTCCAGGAAGGTGGCCAGGTCATGGGGGTGGAGGCGGCCTAAGGTGAAGGGGATGACTCCGCCCCGATCCTCCCCCTTGGGACCGTACACCTTGAGGTCCGGCACCTCCGCAAGGCGCTTTAGGGCATATTCCAAAAGGGCCCGGTCATGGGCATAGACCCGCTCCATGCCGATCTCCATCAGGTAGCTGGCCGCTTCTCCCAAGGCGATGGCCTCGGCGATGGGGGGAGTGCCGGCTTCAAAGCGTTGGGGAGGGGGAGCGTAGGTGGAGCGGTCCACGTGGACTTCCCGGATCATCTCCCCTCCTCCCAGGAAGGGCATCATCCCCTCCAGGACCTCGTACCGTCCAAAGAGCACCCCGGCCCCTGTGGGCCCCAGCATCTTGTGGCCGGAGAGGGCAAAGAAGTCGGCTCCCAGGGCTTTCACGTCCACGGGCAGGTGGGGGGCGCTTTGCGCCCCGTCCACCACCACCAGGGCCCCCACCTCCTTGGCCCTCCTGGCGATCTCCGCCACGGGGTTGATGGTGCCCAGGACGTTGGACATGTGGACCACGGAAACCACCTTGACCCTTTCCGTGAGGAGGGTGTCCAGGGCGGAAAGGTCCAACCGGCCCTCCTCGGTGAGGGGGATGGCCTTGATCCGGGCTCCCTTGAGCCCCGCCACCAGGTGCCAGGGCACAAGCCCTGCGTGGTGCTCCATTTCCGTGACCAGGATCTCGTCGCCCTCCTTAAGGTTCCTTAAGCCCCAGGCGTAGGCCACCAGGTTCAGGGCCTCGGTGGTGTTGCGCACGAAGATGATCTCCCTTTCCTCGGCGTTGAGGAAGCGGGCCATGCGGCGCCTTGCTTCCTCGTAGGCCTCGGTGGCCGCCACGGAGAGGCGGTAAGCCCCGCGGTGGACGTTGGCGTTGAGCTCCTTGTAGTAGCGGTCCAAAGCCTCCAGGACCCGCTTGGGCTTCTGGCTGGTGGCGGCGGAGTCCAGGTAGACCAGATCCGGCCGCCCCGCGATCAAGGGGAAGTCCTCCCTTAGGGTGGTAAAGTCCATGCCTCCAGTCTAGCCCTAGGCGTCCAGGTGTGCCCGCCTTAGGAGAAGGGCGTTGAAGGCCACCACCACGGTGGAGAGGCTCATGAAGAGGGCACCGAGGGCCGGAGGGAAGAGGAAGCCGAAAGGGTAGGCCGCGCCCGCGGCCAGGGGCAGGGCGATGGCGTTGTACCCTGTGGCCCAGAAGAGGTTTTGGAGCATCTTCCTCCGTGTGGCCTGGGCCAGGTGGAGGAGGCGGACCACGTCCAGGGGATCGCTCTTGACCAGCACCACATCGGCGGATTCCATGGCCACATGGGTTCCCGCCCCGATGGCTACCCCAAGGTCCGCTTCCAGGAGGGCAGGGGCATCGTTGATGCCGTCCCCCACGAAGGCGGTGGGGCCTTGGGACCTTAGCTCCCGCACGATGCGGGCCTTGTCCTGGGGCAGGACCCGGGCGTGGTAGAGGGCGATACCCAGTTCCCCAGCCAGGGTTTTCGCCACCGCCTCGGCGTCCCCTGTGACCATAACGGGGGTGAGGCCCAGGGCTTTGAGGCGTTGGATGGCCTCCCGGGCCGAAGGGCGCGGGCGGTCGCGAAGAGCGAAAAGGGCGAGGAGGCGGGTTTCATCCATGAGGACCACGGCGCTTTCCCCCCGGGCCTCTACTTCCCTCAGGGCCTGGGCGAGGTAGGGGGGGAGGGAAAGGCCCAGTTCCTCGGCCCACTCCGGCCGGCCCACCCGGTAAAGCTGCCCATCTAGATACCCCTCCACCCCTTTGCCCGGCACGGCCTGCACCCTGGTGGGGGAGGGAAGAAGGGCCTCGGGGCCCAGGTGGGCCTTGGCGTGCTCGCGGATGGCCTCGGCCAGGGGGTGTTCAGAGAAGGCCTCGAGGGCCGCGGCCAAGGCCAGGGCCTTCCCTTCCTCGAGGCCCTCCGCATACACCCCCCGCACCTCGAACCGCCCCTCGGTGAGGGTCCCGGTCTTGTCCAGGGCCACATACCTTAGGCCCGTGGCCCGCTCAAAGGCTTCCCGGTTTCGGATGAGGATTCCCCTTTGGGCGGCCATGGCCGTGGCGTTGACCACCACCAAGGGTATGGCCAGGCCCAAGGCGTGGGGGCAGGCGATGACCACCACGGTCACCGCCCGCTCCAGGGCGAAGGACAAGGATGCGTCGGCTAGAAGCCAAAGGAAGAAGGTTGCGCTTCCCCCCAGCACCGCCAGGTAGAAAAGCCACCCCGCCGCCCGGTCGCCCAGGTCCTGGAAGCGGCTCCGGGAAGCCTGGGCTTCCTCCACCAGGCGCATGATCTGCCCCAGGGTGGTGGAGGTTCCGGTGCGGGTCACCCGGACCTGGATGGCCCCCTCCCCGTTTAACGCCCCGGCCAGGACCTCGTCCCCCACCCCCTTGGCCACGGGCCGGGACTCCCCGGTGAGGAAGGCCTCGTTCATGCTGGTGGCCCCTTCCACCACCACGCCGTCCGCGGGCACCTGCTCCCCCGGGCGGATGAGGATGAGGTCCCCCTCCCGGAGGGCGGTGGTGGGTACATCCTCGACCCGGCCATCAACCAGGCGGTGGGCCGTCTGGGGCATCAGTTTGGCCAAGGCTTTTAAAGCCTCGCCCGCTCCCAGGATGGCCTTCATCTCCAGGAAGTGGCCGAGGAGCATCACATCCACCAGGGTGGCCAGCTCCCACCAGAAGGGCTTCCCCTCGGTCAGGGGAGCCAGTTCCACGGCCAGGCTGTAGATATAGGCCACGCTGATCCCCAGGGCCACCAGGGTCATCATCCCCGGCCGCCTGCCCCCAAGCTCCCGGAGGGCCCCCTGGAGGAAGACGCCGCCGCCGTAGAGGTAGATCAGGGTTCCCAGGGGGAGGGGGATCCAGGAGGCTCCCTCCCAGGGGGGAAGGCCGAGGAGGCCCCGCACCTCCTCGGAGGCGTAGAGGACCGGCAGGGTGAGGAGAAGACAAACCAGGAAGCGGTCCCGGAACATCTCCGGGGTGTGGCCCGCATGCCGGTCATGGGCCTGGGAGGGGGAGGCGGGGGGAGGATGGGGATGGGGGTGGGGATGCATTAGACCACCTCCAGCACCCCCATCATGCCCCGGTCCTCGTGCTCCACGATGTGGCAGTGGAAGACGGTCTTCCCGGGAAGGTTCCTAAGGGGAACCAGAAGGCGCACCACCTCCTTGGCCTTCAGGTTGACCACGTCCTTGAGGGCGCGGTAAGGAAGGGGCTTGCCGTTCACCGAGAGAACCTGGAAGGGGTGGGTGTGGAGGTGGAAGGGGTGGTCCATGTCCCCTTGGTTGTCCACCTCCCAGACCTCGAGGTCCCCCGCCCGTCCCTGGAAGTCCACCCTGAGGTGATCAAAGGTTCGGCCGTTGATGAAGAACTTCCCGGCCATCATGTCCTCCGTGAAGGTGATGCGCCGGGTCACCCTGGCCTGGTTGGGGTTGAGGGCGGGCAGTTTGGCCAGGGCCTTGGGCAGGGGGAGGGGTTTGGGGCGGGGCGGAGCCACCAGGGTGAGGAGGGTTTGCGGGCCGCTGGGGCTCGTTCCCATGGACATTCCTCCGTGGCCCATGTGCTCCATCCCGCCCATCATGTGGATCCCTCGGTCGTAGGGCAGGGCGAGGAGGCGGAAAGCCCCTTCCTTCTGGAAGCGCACCAGGACCTCTGCCCGTTCCCCGGGGGCCAGGAGGAGTTCGGGGACCTCATAGGGTTCCTCCAGGAAGCCCCCGTCGCTGGCGATGAGGTAAAGGGGATGCCCTTCCAACTGGAGCCGGTAGTAGCGGGCGTTGCTGGCGTTCAGGAGGCGGAGGCGCAAGGTGGCCTTGCTGGCCCGCAAGGTGGGGCGGGAAGCCCCGTTGACCAGAAGAAGGTTGCCCTCCTTGCCGTTGATCCAGTCCATGGGGGTGTGGGCGGCGGGACGGCCCGATGCGAGCTCCAGGTCCTTGAGCACCAAAAGGTGCTCCTCGGCTTCCCGGAGCTCGGGAATCCCGTCCACGGGGCTTTCCACCACGATGGCCCCCGCCAGTCCGGCGAAAAGCTGGGGGGCCACCCGCCCGTGCAGGTGGGGATGGTACCAGAAGGTGCCTGCCAGGTCCTGGGGAACGGTGAAGGCGTAGCTCCAGGTTTCCTTGGGGGGGATTTCCAGGAAGGGATCGTCCACCTTAGGGGAGATGGGAAGCCCGTGCCAGTGCAGGTTCGTGGGCTCGGGGAGCAGGTTTTCCAGCTCGAGGCGCACGGCATCCCCCGGGCGCACCCTGAGGGTAGGCCCTGGGAAGCTGCCCCCGTAGGTCCAAAGCCGCGCTTCCCGTCCCGCCAGGGAAAGGGGGGTGGGGGCAACCTTCAGCCGCACCTGAAGAAGGCCGTCCCGGCTTTTGAGCACCGGGGGCTCGGGAAAGGAGGCCTGTCCCCTGGCCAGGGGGGAGAGGAGGAGGCCTGCGGTGAGCTTTAAAAGGGTTCGGCGATCCGTGTTCATACCTCCAGAGGGTAGGGGAGGTTTGTAAAGGAAGTATAAAGGTCCCTTTTGAACCCTCTAGAGTTTGGCCAGGGCTTTTTCTAGCCGGCTTCTAGCCTCTTCCACCACGGGTTTCAGGGCCTCCTGCTTTTCCGGAGGGAGGACCTGGAACATGCCCTTGGGGTCTTGGAGGAGGATTTCCACGCCTTCTCCGCCTTCCCTGAGCACGGCGTTGCAGGGGAGGAGGAGGCCGATGTCGGGCTCGGCCTCGAGGGCCTTGGCGGCCAGGTTCGGGTTGCAGGCTCCCAGGATCAGGTAAGGGGGCCTTTCCAGGCCCAGGCGGGCCTTTAGGGTGGCGGCCACGTCGATCTCCGTGAGGATGCCGAAGCCTTCCTCCTTCAAGGCGGCTTCCAGGCGGGCACGGGCCTCGGCCAGGCTGGTTTTCAGGGTTTTCCTTAAGTCCGTCATGGTACCCTCCCTACCTAAAGTGTAGCGGAACCTGAGAGAAAAGACCTTTAGTGAAAGTCGTATTGAGGAGTTTTGAGGGGTATAGGAAAGGCCCTGGGCCCTGCCCGGGGTAGCTGCCCCGGGCATGGGCCCTACCGGGGTCACTCTCCCAGGAAGAAGCCATGCCAAGTGTGGACCCAGACCTCCCCCGTGTAGGCGTTCACGGAAAGCATGCCCTCCACCTCCTTGCGCCCGAAGTCAAAGGTGTAGTACCCCGGGAAAGCCCCGGCTTCCATCACCTGGGCACCCGGGAGGTAACCTTTCAGGAAGGTCTCGGCCAGCTTCCTGGCTTCCGTCAAGGGGAAGCGGACAGGGGTCTGCACGGGCCCGCCCATCATGCCGTAACGGGTGTTCCACATCATGTTGGGGCCAGGTTCCGGGGAAACCACCCCCGTGTAGCGATCGGCGATGAGCTCAAAAAGCCCCTGTCCCTTCTCGTCCACCACCTGGGCGTAGTAGTTTTGGCTGAAGGCCATGAAGTCCTTAAGGCGTGCCCCCGGGTAGATGCGCTTGGCGTAGGCTTCCATCCGCGCTTTAGCTTCTTTCTGGGGAATGGGCTGGGCCTCCGGAGGGTAGACCGCCATCATGCCCATCATCCCGTAGCCGCCCATCATGCCGTAGCCCATCATCCCCGGGCCATACTGCGGGCCGTAGCCCATCATTCCCGGACCAAAACCCCCCATCATGCCTTGGGTGAGGGCGAGGCCTAAAAGCATAAGGGCCAGAACTCCTAAAGCCAAACCGTAGCGTTTCATGCTTCACCTCCCTTTTCCAGTTCCTTCCGCAACCTTCTGTAGGTTTCCTCGTCCAGCTCGCCCCTGGCGTACCGGAGGCGCAGGGCCTCCAGGGCCGCATCCTTTCTCGGCTCCCCGCTTCCCCGTTCCCAAGCCCGAAGGCCCAGGTACAGGAGAAGCCCCAAGAGGGCCAGCACCAGGAGCATGTTGAGAAGCCCGAAGAACCACCCGAAACCCATGCTGCCCCAACCCATCATGCCCACGGTTCACCTCCACCTATACCCTAGCCCGGTACTGTTAAGCTGGCGTAAAGGGCCTTTACCGGCACTTAACGTTCGTCCCTTAAGCTGATGGGTATGCGAAGAGAGCTCCTGGCGCTTGGTCTCGCTGTCCTGGGCCTGGTGGGGTTGGCCTTGGGAAGCGGGTTACTGGAGGAGGTTTCCCGAAGCCTTTACCGAACGGCCAACACCCTGTACGCTCTCCTGGCCCCCTGGGTGGATGGCCTGAGGCGGGAGGTGGGGGTCCCTTGGCTTTCCGCTTTCCTGCTTGGGGTCTTGGCGGCCTTTGCTCCCTGCCAGATCACCACCGGGGCCAGCGCCCTGGCCTATCTGGCTCCTTCCGCCCTCGAGGGAAGGGTCTGGCCCAGGTTTCTGGCCTTTCTCCTGGGGAAGGCCTTCACCTACCTGGTGCTCGCCGGGGTGGTTCTCTTCGTTTTGGGCGGGACCCTGGACAACCCCGGGGCCATCTTCCGCCCGGTGCGGCTGGCCCTTGGGCCCTTTATGGTCTTGGTGGGCCTGGGCCTTTTGGGGGTGGTGCGCTGGCCCCTGGCCTGGGCGGCGCCGGAGAGCTGGGTGGCCCGGGTGGGGGCGTGGGGTGGGCTTGTTGGGCCCTTGGCTTTGGGCGGGGTTTACGGCTTGGCCTTCTGCCCTACCCTCTTCTGGCTTTTCTTCGGGCTTCTCCTTCCCCTAGCCCTGGCCTCTCCCTTTGGGCTTCTCTTTCCCCTTCTCTTCGCCCTGGGGACGGGCTTTCCCCTGGGTTTCCTGCTCCTCCTTTTCGCCCGCATGGGCCGGGGCCAGGCCCTCAAGGGAATGCGCCTCGTGGGAAGCCGTCTTCTAAGGGGTGCAGGGGCGGTCTTCGTGGCCCTGGGGATGTTGGACACGGTGCTTTACTGGAACCTCTAGCATGGGAGGCAAGGGCATGAAGAGGGGCTTAAGGGCTCGGTTTTTCGCCGCCCTCCTTCCCGCCCTTTCCCGGGGGCACGTGGGCTTGAGCGAACCCTGGCGGAAGAAACTCCTGGGAAGCCTGGCGGGGAAGGTTTTGGAGATCGGCCCGGGGACAGGGGTTAACCTGGCCTATCTGCCGGATGGCGTCCACTGGATTGGCCTCGAGCCCAATCCCTACCTCCACCCCCACCTTAAGCGGGCCCTGAGCCTGAGGGGGCTTTCCGGCGAGGTTCTTTTAGGCCAGGCGGAGGCCATCCCCCTGCCGGAGGAAAGCGTGGAGGCCGTGGTGGCCACCTTGGTCCTTTGCTCGGTGGCGGATCCTAGGGCGACCTTGGCGGAGATCCTCAGGGTGTTGAAGCCCGGGGGGCGTTTGGTTTTTTTGGAACACGTGGCCGCTCCCCCGGGCTCTTCCCTGCGTCGATTCCAGGACCTCCTTTGCCCCTTATGGGGGTTTTTGGGGGACGGCTGCCATCCCAACCGGGAAACCCTAGCCCTTATTCGGGAAGCCGGGTTTGCCCGGGTGGAGGCGGAGGCCTTCGAACTGCCCCTTCCCCTGGTGGCCCCTCATGTGGCCGGGGTGGCCTGGAAGGGATAGCCCTCAGCGCCCCTGCCAGAGGGTGCCCCTTTCGTCCACCCAGGCCAGCCAACCCTCCTCCTGGGGATGGGCGGTGAGGGCCAACACCGCTCCCTGCCAGATCCTGCGCCACCCCGCTTCCGTCCGCTGCCAGAGGCCGAGCTTTCCTCCCAGGTACAGGGTGCCCGAAGGGGAGAGGGCCAGGGGTCCCGGGGCGGGGTCAGGGGAGGGAATGGGGCGGAAGCTTTCGCCCCCATCCTCGCTCAGGAAGAGCCCCCTTTCCATCAGGGAAGCCCAGAGGCGGCCCTTTTGGTCCACCAGGAAGAAGGCCATCCCCGCTTTGGGCAGGCCCCGGGCGGGAAGCTTTGCCCAGGTCTGCCCGCCGTCCCGGCTGCGGAAGTAGCCGTAGGTGGCCTCGAGGGTGTAGTGGACCTCAGGCTTCCTGGGATCGATGGCATAGGCGTGGAGGTCCAGGGCGGGAAGGCCCTTGGGCCTTAGGTCGCGGAAGCGCTTGAGATCCCGGCTTTCCGCAAGGATCCAGTGCCCGGCCGCGATAAGGCGCTTGCCATCCCAGGCCAGGTTCATGGCGTCCCAGTCCCGCCGCCGCACCAGGTCCTGGGGGGTGCTGTTTTTCCAGGCAACGATGCCGTCGTGGTGGCCCAGGAGCAAGGCTCCCGAGGGGTGCCACAAAAGGGCGTGAACGTCCCGCGTGGGCACCGGACCCAAGGGAGTTTGGGCCAGGGCGAGGCCGAGGAAGAGGGTAAAAAAGGTGAAAGGGCGCATGGCGTTCTACCGTGAGGCGAGGCGGAAGCCGGTAAGGCAGGTGGGGCTTTGGCTGAAGGTGGCTACGGAGCCGGTGGCCGCCAGGTTCCCCCAGCGGATCTCCAGGGTGTAGCGGCGGTTGCGGGGCAACCAGAGCTCAAAGAACCCGTCCTTCCCCGTTTTGACCTGGGTCTTGAGCACCTCCTTTTCCCCCTCCAGCACCCGAACCTCAAAGACCTCCTCCTGGAGCTCCCCCGTGCAGCTGGAGAAGTAGTGGACCTGGCAGGGATGGGTACGGCTCACGTAAGGGGCGATCGCCAGGAGGAAGCGGTCCTTGAGGGCCACCTGGGCTTTGCGGCCGTCCGGGAACTCGAAGAAGAAGGCCTCGGGAGTCACGTAGCTCACCACCCTTTGCCCTTCCTCCCGCCACCGCTTGGCCAGGGCCAGGGCCTCTTCGGGCTTCAGGCCTTTGAGGGCCTCGGGGGAGGGAGTCTGGGCCAGGCCTAAAGCCACGCCTAGGACAAGCGCCAGAAGCTTCTTCATGGTTCCCACCCTAAGCCTTTCCCATTAAGCCTGTGTAAAGGGGCAGGGTGAAGCGGAAAACGCTTCCCCGGCCCAGCTGGCTTTCCACCCAGATCCTTCCCCCCATGGCTTCTACCAGGCTCTTAGCGATGGTGAGGCCCACTCCGGTTCCCCCGTCCTGACGGCTGCGGGAGGGGTCTATGCGGTAGAAGCGCTCAAAGATGCGGGGAAGGTGTTCCTCGGGGATGCCGGGCCCTGTATCCTCCACGCTGAAGACCACTGCCTGGCCTGCCCTTTCCACTCCAAGGGTTACCCTTCCTCCCTCTGGGGTGTGGCGGAGGGCGTTGGAAAGCAGGTTGGCGAGCACCTGGAGGGTCCGTTCCGCATCGGCCCAGACCCGGGGGAGAAAGGAGGGAGCCGCCACCTCCAGGGCCACGCCCTTGGCCTGGAAGGCGGGGCGGAAGCGTTCCGCCGCCTGTTCCAGGAGGCCTTTGGGGTCCAGGGGCTCGGGGTGAAGCTCCACGGCCCCCGATTCCACCTGGGAAACCAGGGAGAGATCCCGGATCAGCCGGCTCATGGCCCGCACTTCCTGCTGGATCCTTTCCGCTGCCTTTTCGGGCTCCATGACCCCGTCCGCCAGGGCCTCGGCGTAGGCTTGCAGGGCGGACAGGGGAGTCCTAAGCTCGTGGGCCACGGTGCCGATGAGCTCCACCCGGCTTTGTTCCACCCGTTCCAGAGCCTCGGCCAGGCGGTTGAAGTGAAGGGCCACCTCGCCGAGCTCGTCCCGTTCCAGGGGGGGAAGGCGAACCCGGTACTCCCCTTGGGCCATGCGGCGGCTTCCCTCGGCCAGAAGCCTGGCGGTGCGGGAGAAGCGCAGGCTGGCGAAGGAGGCGGAGAGGGCGGCCCCGGCCACGGACAAGGGGAGGGCGGCAAGGAGGGCGGTGGTGAGGGTGGAGCGGAGGCCTTCCTCGAGGTCCCGCCTTAAGGCCTCGCCCATCATGAGCCCGCCCATCATGGATAGGGCGTGGTACATGCGCTCCACATGCCCCCGGTAGAAGGAGGGGGCCAGGGTCTCCGCCAGGAGGAAGAAGAGGAACAGGGCCAGGAGGGCCACCAGAAGGTGGCTGAGGAAGAGCTTAGCGAAGAGGCGCATCGGTTTCCCGGAAGCGGTACCCCACTCCCCGTACCGTTTCAATGAACCGGGGGTTTTCCGGATCGTCCATGAGCTTTTTTCTCAAAGCAGCGATGTGCACGTCCACCACCCGGTCTATGCCCGGGAAGTCCGGTCCCCACACCTTTTCCAAGAGCCTTTCCCGGGTAAAGACCATGCCCGGGTGCTGGGCCAGGGTGAGGAGGAGGTCAAACTCCAGCTGGGAAAGGGGAAGGGGCTTGCCCTCCAGGTAGGCCTGCCGTTCCTTGGGAAGAAGGCGCAAGGGGCCATAGCAGAGCTCCTCCTTGAGGCCGGCCCGCCTTAGGAGGGCCTTGACCCGGGCCACCACCTCCTTGGGGCTGAAGGGCTTGACCACGTAGTCGTCGGCCCCTAGCTCCAGCCCCTTAACCCTTTCCTCCTCCTCCCCCCTGGCGGTCAGCATGAGGATGGGAAGCTCGGGCCTTTCCCGGCGCACCTCCTCCAGGACCTTGAAGCCGTCCAGCTTGGGCAGCATGAGGTCCAGGATGACGAGATCGGCCCGGGGAAAAAGCTCCAGGGCCTTTTCCCCATCCTGTGCCTCCAGCACCTCAAACCCAGCCCCCCTCAGGTAGGCCCCTAGGACCTCGAGGAGGGCCGGGTCGTCGTCCACCAGGAGAACCCTCATGCGAGCTCACGCTTCATGCGCTCAAAGGTTTCCTTGTCGATCTCCCCCCGGGCGTACCGCTCCTTGAGGA contains these protein-coding regions:
- a CDS encoding heavy metal translocating P-type ATPase; protein product: MHPHPHPHPPPASPSQAHDRHAGHTPEMFRDRFLVCLLLTLPVLYASEEVRGLLGLPPWEGASWIPLPLGTLIYLYGGGVFLQGALRELGGRRPGMMTLVALGISVAYIYSLAVELAPLTEGKPFWWELATLVDVMLLGHFLEMKAILGAGEALKALAKLMPQTAHRLVDGRVEDVPTTALREGDLILIRPGEQVPADGVVVEGATSMNEAFLTGESRPVAKGVGDEVLAGALNGEGAIQVRVTRTGTSTTLGQIMRLVEEAQASRSRFQDLGDRAAGWLFYLAVLGGSATFFLWLLADASLSFALERAVTVVVIACPHALGLAIPLVVVNATAMAAQRGILIRNREAFERATGLRYVALDKTGTLTEGRFEVRGVYAEGLEEGKALALAAALEAFSEHPLAEAIREHAKAHLGPEALLPSPTRVQAVPGKGVEGYLDGQLYRVGRPEWAEELGLSLPPYLAQALREVEARGESAVVLMDETRLLALFALRDRPRPSAREAIQRLKALGLTPVMVTGDAEAVAKTLAGELGIALYHARVLPQDKARIVRELRSQGPTAFVGDGINDAPALLEADLGVAIGAGTHVAMESADVVLVKSDPLDVVRLLHLAQATRRKMLQNLFWATGYNAIALPLAAGAAYPFGFLFPPALGALFMSLSTVVVAFNALLLRRAHLDA
- a CDS encoding alpha/beta fold hydrolase translates to MRGVVFLHAFPYNPRMWEEEMGYFRGRLPVLAPHYLGLSLSQAADKVLGEMDEAGLEEAVFVGLSMGGYLIFELWRRAPERFLGLVLADTRAGADTEEGRKNRYALRERVLAEGVGFLPEALLPNHLGKTTQEEKPEVVARAKALILEASPEAVAGSLLALAERPDSTPLLPGMRRPALVLVGEEDTLTPPEEAKRMARALPDARLLILPEAGHLANLENPKAFRTALLGFLAEVL
- a CDS encoding multicopper oxidase family protein — translated: MNTDRRTLLKLTAGLLLSPLARGQASFPEPPVLKSRDGLLQVRLKVAPTPLSLAGREARLWTYGGSFPGPTLRVRPGDAVRLELENLLPEPTNLHWHGLPISPKVDDPFLEIPPKETWSYAFTVPQDLAGTFWYHPHLHGRVAPQLFAGLAGAIVVESPVDGIPELREAEEHLLVLKDLELASGRPAAHTPMDWINGKEGNLLLVNGASRPTLRASKATLRLRLLNASNARYYRLQLEGHPLYLIASDGGFLEEPYEVPELLLAPGERAEVLVRFQKEGAFRLLALPYDRGIHMMGGMEHMGHGGMSMGTSPSGPQTLLTLVAPPRPKPLPLPKALAKLPALNPNQARVTRRITFTEDMMAGKFFINGRTFDHLRVDFQGRAGDLEVWEVDNQGDMDHPFHLHTHPFQVLSVNGKPLPYRALKDVVNLKAKEVVRLLVPLRNLPGKTVFHCHIVEHEDRGMMGVLEVV
- the sufU gene encoding Fe-S cluster assembly sulfur transfer protein SufU — translated: MSVLDELYREIILKHYQNPKNFGVLPQATKTAGGMNPSCGDQVEVMVRLEGDTIADIRFQGQGCAISTASASMMTELVKGKKVAEALELSRKFQAMVVEGAPPDPALGDLLALQGVAKLPARVKCATLAWHALEEALR
- a CDS encoding Uma2 family endonuclease, whose protein sequence is MLAPKLPKALEAYLEEEAQSPVKREYLRGRLYAMAGASALHNRVALNIAARFLEAARPRGCRVYMSDMKLRIRDEAVYYPDVMVVCQPGPPHPYYEEAPCAVVEVLSPATEVQDRREKRALYETLDSLEVYLLVDPEARRFTLYRRTPEGFAEEEGEEALIPCLDLVLRAEEAFRL
- a CDS encoding cysteine desulfurase — encoded protein: MDFTTLREDFPLIAGRPDLVYLDSAATSQKPKRVLEALDRYYKELNANVHRGAYRLSVAATEAYEEARRRMARFLNAEEREIIFVRNTTEALNLVAYAWGLRNLKEGDEILVTEMEHHAGLVPWHLVAGLKGARIKAIPLTEEGRLDLSALDTLLTERVKVVSVVHMSNVLGTINPVAEIARRAKEVGALVVVDGAQSAPHLPVDVKALGADFFALSGHKMLGPTGAGVLFGRYEVLEGMMPFLGGGEMIREVHVDRSTYAPPPQRFEAGTPPIAEAIALGEAASYLMEIGMERVYAHDRALLEYALKRLAEVPDLKVYGPKGEDRGGVIPFTLGRLHPHDLATFLDQEGIAVRAGHHCAQPLHRKLGLAATARASFYLYNTFEEVDRFVEALLRIHTRYRAWL
- a CDS encoding DUF302 domain-containing protein — translated: MTDLRKTLKTSLAEARARLEAALKEEGFGILTEIDVAATLKARLGLERPPYLILGACNPNLAAKALEAEPDIGLLLPCNAVLREGGEGVEILLQDPKGMFQVLPPEKQEALKPVVEEARSRLEKALAKL